One part of the Cyprinus carpio isolate SPL01 chromosome A25, ASM1834038v1, whole genome shotgun sequence genome encodes these proteins:
- the cdhr5b gene encoding cadherin-related family member 5, with product MDLRPKGSAAVFVLLVLFTFCTFSEAQNLCSVTDRLIFIRENNNLGATVTTLIAEEGVMATITSQNPEGLFSLNGYDLIADTVLDFETFDQNKPHEVNIECTKADSLSTTLNLKIVVEDINDNPPAFAESQYTLNVDELSKVDTSVGLITATDPDKNDRLYYRLDSPEGEFDLEASFNPNILVKKLLDYDKIKIVTMTLYVQDTPIGSTAEVSHTASTTIVANIIDIDNRPPWFQPCTQTEFGTSKVCISSGYEGTVNLNEQAPGPLSLKPSPVIAIDGDLGRNEPIGYAFPGASEDRVFQIDTDTGSITMLKPVEVAGPIVLTVMAYQKENAHQFATTTVILRVVISSTYPPTFVKPSYEGFISKDADLDSLVLESKTSNRPLRVQATDKDFSDGYNPNLRFEVVAGTDFSITPEGFILMAKEVSPGTVNLEMRVVDTTNEESSTASLVVEVTPGGQQVKTGEFSSGDMAAVGASLAVVIVLCLVCIGLMVHRIKGHNADWKKISEASAFRSTLGGGSGGPKEGVQYCNEGFQHDADSGSVNTKLAADLENKLESGLKPQQRRGSAQDKTTPSAVLQTTSSSPPDSSSLASSDTIDGEKEVKPILTKERRNEEGYKAVWFKQDIDPSTKEEVVIIPDTGEADGGCEDDDDIEEEDNLRTDMDSDDEDGLMTEDL from the exons ATGGATTTGAGGCCTAAAGGATCTGCTGCCGTTTTCGTTCTCCTGGTTCTTTTCACATTCTGCACGTTCAGTGAAGCGCAAA ATCTTTGCTCGGTGACAGACCGGTTAATTTTTATTCGGGAAAACAACAATTTGGGTGCCACAGTTACAACACTCATCGCTGAGGAAGGGGTGATGGCCACAATCACTAGTCAGAATCCAGAGGGTCTCTTCAGCCTCAACGGATACGATCTCATTGCTGATACTGTGCTGGACTTTGAG ACGTTTGACCAGAACAAACCTCATGAGGTGAATATCGAGTGTACAAAAGCTGACTCTCTCTCT ACCACACTGAATTTGAAAATAGTCGTCGAGGATATAAATGATAATCCACCAGCGTTTGCAGAGAGTCAGTACACCCTAAATGTTGATGAG TTATCAAAAGTGGATACCAGTGTTGGCCTAATCACAGCAACCGATCCTGATAAAAATGATAGACTTTACTACCGACTGGATTCTCCTGAG GGAGAATTTGACCTGGAGGCCAGTTTCAATCCCAACATTCTGGTGAAAAAACTGTTGGattatgataaaattaaaatagtcaCAATGACACTATATGTGCAG GACACACCGATTGGATCTACAGCTGAAGTCTCCCACACAGCCTCAACCACCATTGTAGCCAACATCATAGACATTGACAACCGTCCACCGTGGTTCCAGCCTTGTACACAAACCGAGTTTGGCACAAGCAAAGTGTGCATTAGCTCTGGTTATGAAGGGACTGTCAACTTAAATGAACAAGCG CCAGGTCCTTTGTCCTTGAAGCCAAGTCCAGTCATAGCCATTGATGGTGACCTAGGCAGAAATGAGCCCATTGGCTATGCGTTTCCTGGAG CAAGTGAGGATCGTGTATTTCAAATCGACACTGACACCGGGAGCATCACGATGCTGAAACCAGTAGAGGTGGCAGGACCGATTGTCCTTACAGTCATG GCATATCAGAAAGAGAACGCCCATCAGTTTGCCACCACTACAGTCATCCTGAGGGTGGTGATATCCAGCACGTACCCTCCCACATTTGTGAAGCCCAGTTATGAAGGCTTTATCTCAAAGGATGCGGATTTGGACAGCCTGGTGCTGGAGAGCAAAACATCCAACAGACCCCTCAGAGTACAAGCCACAGATAAAGACTTTTCTGAT GGCTATAATCCTAACCTCAGATTTGAGGTTGTAGCCGGCACTGACTTCTCAATCACTCCAGAGGGTTTCATACTCATGGCGAAGGAGGTTTCCCCGGGCACTGTAAATTTAGAA ATGAGGGTGGTTGACACAACCAATGAAGAATCAAGCACCGCTTCACTTGTGGTGGAGGTCACACCAG GTGGACAGCAGGTGAAAACAGGTGAGTTCAGTTCGGGCGATATGGCGGCTGTAGGGGCCTCTTTGGCTGTGGTTATCGTTCTCTGCTTGGTTTGCATTGGACTGATGGTGCACCGAATCAAGGGCCATAATGCAGACTGGAAGAAGATTTCCGAGGCTAGCGCCTTTCGTAGCACA CTTGGTGGAGGCTCTGGCGGTCCTAAAGAGGGTGTGCAGTACTGCAATGAGGGCTTCCAGCACGATGCTGATTCTGGAAGTGTGAACACTAAGTTAGCTGCAGACCTGGAGAACAAACTGGAGTCTGGGCTGAAGCCACAGCAGAGACGAGGGTCAGCGCAGGACAAGACGACCCCCAGCGCCGTTCTCCAGACCACCAGCAGCTCTCCACCCGACTCCAGCAGCCTGGCAAGTTCAGACACCATCGACGGCGAGAAGGAAGTCAAACCGATCCTGACCAAAGAGCGGCGCAATGAGGAGGGATACAAAGCGGTTTGGTTTAAGCAAGATATCGACCCCAGCACCAAAGAGGAAGTGGTCATCATTCCTGACACTGGTGAAGCAGATGGAGGCTGTGAGGACGATGACGACATTGAGGAAGAGGACAACCTAAGGACTGACATGGATTCGGACGATGAGGACGGACTGATGACTGAGGATTTGTAG